In the Blastopirellula marina genome, one interval contains:
- a CDS encoding class I tRNA ligase family protein: MSKLRVYNTLSRTKEEFKTVQPGKVGIYLCGPTVYAEAHIGHMVGPVIFDTVKRYLQHSGYDVRLVVNITDVDDKLINKANERKMTMLEVAEENIKDYLDNLAALNVTTIDDMPRATSSMDDIIQFIQDLIEKGFAYDVDGDVFFEVSKDAQYGKLTNRSVDAMQGEGGGAA, encoded by the coding sequence ATGAGTAAGCTCCGGGTCTACAATACGCTGAGCCGTACCAAGGAAGAATTCAAGACCGTTCAGCCAGGCAAAGTCGGCATCTACCTATGCGGACCAACCGTCTACGCCGAAGCCCACATCGGCCATATGGTCGGCCCGGTCATCTTCGACACGGTCAAACGTTACCTCCAGCACAGCGGCTATGACGTTCGCCTGGTGGTGAACATCACCGACGTCGACGACAAGCTAATCAACAAGGCCAACGAGCGCAAGATGACAATGCTCGAAGTCGCCGAAGAGAACATCAAGGATTACCTCGACAACCTCGCGGCATTGAACGTCACCACGATCGACGATATGCCCCGGGCTACCTCTTCGATGGATGACATCATTCAATTCATCCAAGACCTGATCGAGAAGGGCTTCGCCTACGATGTCGACGGCGACGTCTTTTTCGAGGTCAGCAAAGACGCCCAGTACGGCAAGCTCACCAACCGTAGCGTCGATGCGATGCAAGGGGAGGGGGGGGGGGCGGCCG
- the ispF gene encoding 2-C-methyl-D-erythritol 2,4-cyclodiphosphate synthase, translating into MIRIGLGHDTHRLADGGPLILGGLEIPHDKHLVGHSDADALMHAITDALLGAANLPDIGQLFPNTDEENKDRASSEFLKLAYQKVLDEGWTLINLDCVIHAQRPKLADLKSLMQIRIAELLHVSPEDIGIKAKTGEKVGSVGREEAIEVQCVCLLRKV; encoded by the coding sequence ATGATACGTATCGGGCTCGGACACGACACCCATCGACTTGCCGACGGGGGTCCGCTCATTCTTGGTGGCCTCGAAATTCCGCACGACAAACACCTGGTTGGACACAGCGACGCCGACGCTTTGATGCATGCCATCACCGACGCGTTACTGGGTGCGGCCAATCTTCCTGATATTGGGCAACTATTTCCCAATACGGACGAAGAAAACAAGGATCGGGCGTCAAGCGAATTTCTAAAGCTTGCTTACCAAAAAGTCCTCGACGAGGGGTGGACGCTGATCAATCTCGATTGCGTTATTCACGCCCAGCGTCCCAAGCTGGCCGATCTGAAGTCGCTGATGCAAATCCGCATTGCCGAACTCTTGCATGTCTCGCCCGAAGATATTGGCATCAAGGCCAAGACCGGCGAGAAGGTCGGCAGCGTTGGCCGCGAGGAAGCAATCGAAGTCCAATGCGTTTGTCTGCTACGTAAAGTTTAA
- a CDS encoding ATP-binding cassette domain-containing protein, translating to MAPIIQLEKLTKTYEVYQKQEGLLSSIRGLFHRQYKTVEAVKGIDLTVDQGEFVAFLGPNGAGKTTTLKLLSGVINPSSGSATVMGHIPWHRDNAYRRRFALVMGQKNQLWWDLPAQDSFRLHQKIYRIDADQFQRTEDELVDLLGVKELLSQPVRALSLGERMKMELIAALLHSPDVLFLDEPTIGLDVVAQHNIQQFLKHYQQERKITVLLTSHYMKDIAALCQRVVVIAHGVIIYDGSLSGIIDRFGGYKILTLTFGEDTASSNLSRFGDVISEDFPKVKLRVDRAKVGEVLASILDQYELADVGVEDPPLEEVIADVFSLAHPGDKSANEKKMAEAST from the coding sequence ATGGCACCGATCATCCAATTAGAAAAGCTGACCAAGACCTACGAGGTCTATCAGAAGCAAGAGGGCCTGCTTTCGTCGATACGCGGGCTTTTTCATAGGCAATACAAAACCGTCGAGGCGGTCAAAGGCATCGATTTGACCGTCGATCAGGGGGAATTTGTCGCCTTTCTTGGCCCCAATGGGGCGGGGAAAACGACGACCCTGAAGCTCCTTTCTGGCGTGATCAATCCCTCCTCCGGCTCGGCCACGGTCATGGGGCATATTCCCTGGCATCGCGATAATGCCTATCGTCGCCGTTTTGCCCTGGTGATGGGGCAGAAAAACCAGCTCTGGTGGGACTTGCCGGCCCAAGACAGCTTTCGCTTGCATCAAAAGATTTACCGCATCGATGCCGATCAATTCCAGCGAACCGAGGACGAACTGGTCGACCTGCTGGGGGTGAAAGAGCTCCTCTCGCAGCCGGTCCGGGCACTCTCGCTGGGCGAACGCATGAAGATGGAGTTGATCGCCGCCCTGCTCCACTCGCCGGACGTGCTGTTTCTCGACGAACCGACCATCGGCCTGGATGTGGTTGCCCAGCACAACATCCAGCAGTTCCTGAAGCATTATCAACAGGAACGCAAGATTACCGTCCTGTTAACCAGCCACTACATGAAAGATATCGCCGCACTCTGCCAGCGCGTGGTGGTCATTGCCCATGGGGTGATCATTTACGATGGTTCGCTGAGCGGCATTATCGATCGCTTCGGCGGCTACAAGATTCTGACGCTGACCTTCGGCGAGGATACCGCGTCTAGCAATCTTTCCCGATTTGGCGACGTGATCTCGGAAGACTTCCCCAAGGTCAAACTGCGGGTCGACCGGGCCAAGGTCGGCGAGGTGCTCGCCTCGATCCTCGATCAATACGAACTAGCTGATGTCGGGGTCGAAGATCCACCGTTGGAAGAAGTCATTGCGGATGTTTTCTCGCTGGCACATCCCGGCGACAAGTCTGCCAACGAAAAGAAGATGGCCGAAGCGTCGACCTAA
- a CDS encoding ABC transporter permease: MAELAARASTWWAIFQINFYEKLVYRGDFMLGTLMRFLPIVTQIFLWSAIFSARGGGNSSGEEIVGYTYYNIVAYYLLSTVSRAFSSMPGLASGIALQIRDGEIKKYLVQPLDLISFFLLNRIAHKLTYYIVAAVPFAIVFFVCRGYFNGWPPAQVLCAYVFSLILSFMLGFFMEATIGMIGFWFLEVRSLLFVYMLFTFFLSGHMFPLDMLNELGGPWSTIVKSLPLMYLAYFPAAVFLEKITGAELMWGLIAQVGWVLFFIVASRLAFHYGVKQYSAYGG; encoded by the coding sequence ATGGCGGAACTTGCCGCACGGGCCTCCACTTGGTGGGCCATCTTTCAGATCAATTTCTACGAGAAGCTTGTCTACCGGGGCGACTTCATGCTGGGAACGTTGATGCGTTTCCTGCCGATCGTGACGCAGATCTTTCTGTGGTCGGCGATCTTTTCTGCCCGAGGCGGTGGAAACAGCAGCGGCGAAGAGATCGTGGGTTACACCTACTACAACATTGTCGCCTATTACCTGCTGTCGACTGTTTCCCGAGCTTTTTCCAGCATGCCTGGGTTGGCTTCCGGTATTGCGCTGCAGATTCGTGATGGGGAAATCAAGAAGTACCTGGTCCAACCATTGGACCTGATTTCGTTCTTTCTGCTCAATCGCATAGCTCATAAGCTGACGTACTACATCGTCGCCGCTGTGCCGTTCGCGATTGTGTTCTTCGTGTGTCGCGGATACTTCAACGGCTGGCCGCCTGCCCAGGTGCTGTGTGCCTACGTCTTCTCGTTGATTCTGTCGTTCATGCTGGGCTTCTTCATGGAAGCCACCATTGGCATGATTGGCTTCTGGTTCTTGGAAGTACGGTCGCTGCTGTTTGTGTACATGCTGTTCACGTTCTTCCTGTCTGGGCACATGTTCCCGCTGGACATGCTGAACGAACTGGGGGGCCCCTGGTCGACGATCGTGAAGTCGTTGCCGCTGATGTATCTGGCTTATTTTCCCGCGGCCGTGTTTCTTGAGAAGATCACCGGTGCGGAACTGATGTGGGGGCTGATCGCACAGGTCGGCTGGGTTTTGTTCTTCATCGTTGCTTCACGCCTCGCGTTTCATTATGGCGTGAAGCAGTACAGCGCTTACGGAGGTTGA
- a CDS encoding ABC transporter permease, whose translation MNDRPSYSSVFFMFLRNSLVRDLSFRSNFWVECVSSLSWVIMNLGFYLLIFSYTSSIGNETGWGKWEFFVFLATTLLVNSLVQMFFMPNIQEFSELIRTGKLDFALLKPIDTQFLISFEKVNWPSTANFLFGIFLMSISLYQLTHRPTNPIELTAGMVAVYAVFLLCGVAILYSLMIVLAASSIWLGRNTSLYDFWFYITSFSRYPMEIYNAGTLGLTLKMIFTFAIPILIVVNVPARILAQPMGVDPTDKWLLSGYMIIATALSLVFSRWVFKMSLKSYRSASS comes from the coding sequence ATGAATGACCGACCTTCCTACAGCAGCGTATTTTTCATGTTTCTGCGAAACAGCCTGGTGCGCGACCTGAGCTTTCGCTCGAACTTCTGGGTCGAATGTGTCTCGAGCCTGTCGTGGGTGATCATGAACCTGGGCTTCTACTTGCTCATTTTCAGCTACACCAGTTCGATTGGTAACGAAACTGGCTGGGGCAAGTGGGAGTTCTTCGTCTTCCTGGCGACGACGCTGTTGGTCAACAGCCTGGTGCAGATGTTCTTCATGCCCAATATCCAAGAGTTCTCGGAGTTGATTCGTACCGGGAAACTCGACTTCGCGCTGCTCAAGCCTATTGATACCCAGTTCTTGATCAGCTTCGAGAAAGTGAATTGGCCTTCGACGGCCAACTTTCTGTTCGGCATTTTTTTGATGTCGATCAGCTTGTATCAACTGACGCACCGGCCTACCAACCCGATTGAATTGACCGCCGGTATGGTCGCCGTGTACGCCGTCTTTTTGCTGTGTGGCGTGGCGATACTATATAGCCTGATGATCGTCCTGGCGGCATCCAGTATCTGGCTCGGCAGAAACACATCGCTTTACGATTTCTGGTTTTATATCACCAGCTTCTCGCGTTACCCGATGGAAATCTACAACGCGGGTACGCTGGGGCTGACGTTGAAGATGATCTTTACGTTCGCTATTCCGATTCTGATTGTCGTGAACGTGCCGGCCCGGATTCTGGCTCAGCCGATGGGGGTGGATCCGACCGATAAGTGGCTTCTCTCAGGCTATATGATCATCGCCACCGCTTTGAGCCTGGTCTTTTCACGCTGGGTCTTCAAGATGTCGCTGAAAAGTTACCGCAGCGCCAGCAGCTAG
- a CDS encoding MFS transporter, with protein MSANPLSSTASELNNDKQQADHSSVDAVAGVPFEDGVSRNFVLLTLYQIVLRCGWIFKTESIIIPAVLDLIAGSGWIRGFLPILGRIGQSCPPLLYADRLRSLPLKKWSLAGTSLAMAVAFAGLAAMFIPGVETAIGKSAMVIGFLGFYFVFFCATGLNQLGFGTTQGKLVPPHLRGRLMLASNVIGAVIAISLAAWLLPKWLSGNTIQVDWIFGFAAFAFVLSALSVVGLKENRDQLEKKTFSPKHLLMESYLVVQNDLRFRWVCLIAAAFGFSLMLFPHYQALARERLDVDLSRMIFWVIIQNAGTAIFSLLGGPLADWKGNRLVLRTMLFGVMILPLGSIALVHSGEVGLHVFDWLFLFVGVTPITFRAFTNYTLELVPAELHPRYLATQSLCIAIPMVLSPFVGLMIDLTSFEAVFSGIAVILFIGWTMTWFLVEPRHEPGHHVQYGEMDVDPDDEV; from the coding sequence ATGAGTGCCAACCCACTTTCCTCGACTGCCTCGGAGCTAAATAACGACAAGCAGCAGGCCGACCATTCCTCGGTAGACGCGGTCGCTGGCGTGCCATTCGAAGACGGGGTTTCCCGGAACTTTGTCCTGCTCACGCTGTATCAGATTGTGCTGCGGTGCGGTTGGATCTTCAAGACAGAAAGCATCATCATTCCCGCCGTCCTTGACCTGATCGCTGGATCGGGCTGGATTCGCGGCTTTCTCCCGATTCTCGGCCGGATTGGCCAAAGCTGTCCGCCGCTGTTGTACGCCGATCGGCTACGAAGCCTGCCACTTAAGAAGTGGTCGCTCGCGGGTACCTCATTGGCCATGGCGGTGGCATTTGCCGGCCTGGCAGCGATGTTCATTCCTGGCGTCGAAACGGCAATCGGCAAGTCGGCGATGGTGATCGGCTTTCTGGGATTCTATTTTGTCTTCTTCTGTGCCACCGGACTCAATCAACTCGGTTTCGGAACCACTCAAGGCAAGCTCGTCCCGCCCCATCTTCGCGGGCGACTCATGCTCGCTTCCAATGTGATCGGAGCCGTGATTGCCATCTCGCTGGCCGCGTGGCTGCTGCCCAAGTGGCTATCAGGCAACACGATTCAGGTCGATTGGATCTTTGGGTTCGCGGCGTTTGCGTTTGTACTTAGTGCTCTGAGTGTTGTTGGACTGAAGGAAAATCGAGATCAACTCGAGAAGAAGACGTTCTCGCCCAAACATCTGCTGATGGAATCTTATCTGGTGGTACAGAACGACCTTCGTTTTCGTTGGGTCTGCTTGATTGCCGCGGCGTTTGGTTTTTCGTTGATGCTGTTTCCGCACTATCAGGCCCTGGCACGCGAGCGACTGGACGTTGATCTGTCGCGAATGATTTTTTGGGTCATTATCCAAAATGCCGGCACGGCGATATTCAGTTTGCTGGGTGGTCCCTTGGCCGACTGGAAAGGAAACCGGCTCGTTTTGCGGACAATGCTCTTCGGTGTGATGATCTTGCCACTAGGGTCGATAGCTTTGGTGCACTCCGGTGAGGTGGGCCTGCATGTGTTCGACTGGCTCTTCTTGTTCGTCGGGGTAACCCCCATCACGTTTCGCGCGTTTACCAATTACACACTGGAACTTGTGCCTGCCGAATTGCACCCGCGTTACCTGGCGACGCAAAGCTTATGTATCGCGATCCCGATGGTCCTGTCACCGTTTGTGGGTCTGATGATCGACCTGACAAGCTTTGAAGCGGTTTTCAGCGGGATCGCCGTGATCTTATTTATTGGCTGGACGATGACCTGGTTCCTGGTTGAACCACGGCACGAGCCAGGCCATCACGTGCAATACGGTGAAATGGATGTCGACCCAGACGACGAGGTCTAG
- the cyaB gene encoding class IV adenylate cyclase, whose translation MKFEVELKFPVDDLTPIESQLEELGGIIEVPKRQADKYYSHPSRNFAETDEALRIRRVGDQNFITYKGPKVDDSTKTRREIEVPLISGATGAANIVSMFESLGFLPVAEVTKDRRKSHIKYEGFDVLVAMDEVLNLGKFVELEITAGEEDMEAAKEAVAKLAEQLGLSNSERRSYLELILGDK comes from the coding sequence ATGAAATTTGAGGTTGAATTAAAGTTTCCGGTCGACGACCTGACGCCCATCGAGTCGCAATTGGAGGAACTTGGTGGAATCATCGAGGTTCCCAAGCGTCAGGCAGACAAATACTACAGCCACCCCTCCCGGAATTTTGCCGAGACGGACGAGGCACTACGAATTCGTCGAGTCGGTGACCAGAACTTCATTACGTACAAAGGCCCGAAAGTCGACGATTCGACGAAAACGCGACGTGAAATTGAAGTTCCGCTCATTTCCGGGGCGACCGGGGCGGCCAATATTGTCAGCATGTTTGAGTCGCTGGGCTTCTTGCCTGTGGCCGAGGTGACCAAGGATCGCCGCAAGTCGCACATCAAGTACGAAGGATTTGACGTGCTGGTGGCCATGGACGAAGTACTGAACTTAGGCAAGTTCGTCGAACTTGAAATCACCGCCGGCGAAGAAGACATGGAAGCCGCCAAGGAAGCCGTCGCCAAACTGGCCGAACAGCTCGGGCTATCCAACAGCGAACGCCGGAGCTACCTGGAACTGATTCTGGGGGACAAGTAG
- a CDS encoding TlpA family protein disulfide reductase, translating into MPRFVSRFMATPRKRNYQRSGNVLLFVLLCVLAGLAVVLIVSLLGPGSGGPATSHPWVGQPVPAAQLQPLLNADEPIDTDSFVGKVTLVNFWGPWCGPCLMEFPELLQIRERYTDSPDFQLIPIASDGTWMAGQPDLFEEETEQLKHDSQLVLAQYNSDMPVYVDMNARLREDLVKMSPNFGYPTNILVGRDGLIKAVWVGYGGDLTPINRAIRAELEPPKEENVGNP; encoded by the coding sequence ATGCCACGATTTGTTTCTCGTTTCATGGCCACCCCCAGAAAACGTAATTATCAACGTAGCGGCAACGTCTTGCTGTTTGTCTTGCTATGTGTCTTGGCAGGCCTGGCCGTCGTGCTGATTGTTTCCCTGTTGGGGCCCGGTAGCGGTGGTCCCGCCACTTCGCATCCCTGGGTAGGACAACCGGTCCCAGCTGCTCAGCTTCAGCCACTGCTGAATGCGGACGAACCCATCGATACCGATAGTTTTGTCGGAAAGGTCACACTGGTGAACTTCTGGGGGCCTTGGTGTGGCCCCTGTCTAATGGAATTCCCGGAACTGCTGCAGATTCGCGAGCGATACACGGACTCACCAGACTTTCAGTTAATCCCCATCGCTTCCGATGGTACGTGGATGGCTGGCCAACCGGATCTGTTTGAAGAGGAGACTGAGCAACTCAAGCACGACTCGCAGTTGGTGCTGGCTCAGTACAATTCGGATATGCCGGTCTATGTCGACATGAATGCTCGACTTCGCGAAGACCTGGTAAAAATGTCCCCAAACTTTGGCTATCCGACCAACATCCTGGTGGGCCGCGATGGGTTGATCAAAGCAGTTTGGGTGGGATACGGTGGCGATCTAACCCCGATTAACCGAGCCATTCGCGCGGAACTGGAACCACCGAAAGAAGAAAACGTGGGCAACCCCTAG
- a CDS encoding P-II family nitrogen regulator → MKLVIAIIQPSRLEAVKEALTEVEVFRLTVMDCQGFGRQKGQTEVYRGHEFTVNLLRKVQLQIAVNEDFVEPTIDAIVKGARSSDKGEIGDGKIFVVPMDDCIRIRTGERGPEAI, encoded by the coding sequence ATGAAACTTGTGATCGCCATCATTCAGCCAAGCCGCTTGGAAGCCGTTAAAGAAGCGTTGACCGAGGTAGAGGTCTTTCGTCTGACGGTGATGGATTGCCAAGGTTTCGGCCGTCAGAAGGGGCAGACCGAGGTTTATCGCGGTCACGAGTTCACCGTGAATCTGCTCCGCAAAGTGCAGCTGCAGATCGCCGTCAACGAAGATTTCGTGGAACCCACTATCGACGCGATCGTGAAGGGGGCCCGCTCGAGCGATAAGGGAGAAATCGGCGACGGCAAGATCTTTGTTGTACCGATGGACGACTGCATTCGAATTCGCACCGGCGAACGTGGGCCGGAAGCCATCTAG
- a CDS encoding ammonium transporter yields MVSSLSLPNRVWFAMLAIALGLMISYPLSAQDAGTPASEEAPMAEAGEPKAEEAAAEEGPAEEAEAEEPLTADAVLGDVDTLWTCLAAFLVFFMQAGFALVEAGFTRAKNACNIIMKNLMDFSIGSLTFWLVGFGLMFGHTNGFLGTDMFVFDGGSDAAIEVNSNVGFNWAFLIFQTVFCATAATIVSGAMAERTKFSAYLVYSVLITVIVYPIFGSWAWGGLYAGGGWLESMETGFYDFAGSTVVHSIGGWCALAGAITIGPRIGKYTADGKVKPIPGHSIPLGALGVFILWLGWFGFNPGSTTAVGGGSFAYIAVTTNLAAAAGVVGAMIASWIMFSKPDTSFTLNGALAGLVSITAGCNALSPAWAAVAGFVGGVLVVLSCVMFDKLKIDDPVGAVSVHGICGAWGTLAVGLFMTEGGLVNGGGPAQLISQIIGVAVGFVWAFGVSFVIFNLIKFTMGLRVTAEEEMQGLDIHEHGMYAYPAHLVTEGTSQAGHVAS; encoded by the coding sequence ATGGTAAGTTCCCTCTCCCTCCCCAACCGAGTGTGGTTTGCGATGCTCGCAATCGCTCTCGGTCTCATGATCTCTTACCCGCTTTCGGCGCAAGACGCCGGAACCCCGGCCTCGGAAGAAGCTCCGATGGCTGAAGCTGGCGAACCTAAAGCAGAAGAAGCCGCCGCCGAAGAAGGTCCTGCTGAAGAAGCAGAAGCTGAAGAACCTCTCACCGCTGACGCAGTTCTGGGCGACGTTGATACCCTCTGGACCTGCCTGGCAGCGTTTCTCGTGTTCTTCATGCAGGCTGGTTTCGCCTTGGTCGAAGCTGGTTTCACGCGTGCGAAGAACGCTTGTAACATCATCATGAAAAACCTGATGGACTTCTCCATCGGATCGCTCACATTCTGGTTGGTTGGTTTCGGCCTGATGTTCGGCCACACCAACGGCTTCCTGGGAACGGACATGTTCGTGTTCGACGGCGGCAGCGACGCTGCGATCGAAGTCAACTCGAACGTTGGTTTCAATTGGGCGTTCCTGATCTTCCAAACTGTGTTCTGTGCTACCGCCGCGACGATTGTTTCCGGTGCCATGGCTGAACGAACCAAGTTCTCGGCTTACCTCGTCTACTCTGTTCTGATCACCGTGATCGTTTACCCGATCTTCGGTAGCTGGGCTTGGGGTGGTCTGTACGCTGGTGGCGGCTGGTTGGAAAGCATGGAAACTGGCTTCTACGACTTCGCTGGTTCGACCGTGGTTCACTCGATCGGTGGCTGGTGTGCTTTGGCTGGTGCCATCACGATCGGTCCTCGTATCGGTAAGTACACCGCTGACGGCAAGGTGAAGCCAATTCCTGGTCACAGCATCCCGCTGGGTGCTCTGGGTGTGTTCATCCTGTGGTTGGGTTGGTTCGGCTTTAATCCAGGTTCGACTACCGCTGTCGGTGGTGGTTCGTTCGCTTACATCGCTGTTACCACGAACCTGGCTGCTGCAGCCGGTGTGGTTGGTGCCATGATTGCTTCGTGGATCATGTTCAGCAAGCCTGACACCTCGTTCACTTTGAACGGTGCTCTTGCTGGCTTGGTTTCGATCACCGCCGGTTGCAATGCCCTGAGCCCAGCTTGGGCCGCTGTTGCCGGTTTCGTCGGTGGCGTGCTGGTGGTTCTCTCCTGCGTGATGTTCGACAAGCTGAAGATCGACGATCCCGTCGGTGCTGTCTCGGTCCACGGTATTTGTGGTGCTTGGGGTACGCTCGCTGTCGGCCTCTTCATGACGGAAGGTGGCTTGGTCAACGGCGGTGGTCCTGCTCAGTTGATCAGCCAGATCATCGGTGTCGCAGTAGGCTTTGTCTGGGCCTTCGGTGTCAGCTTTGTGATCTTCAACCTGATCAAGTTCACCATGGGCTTGCGAGTCACGGCTGAAGAAGAAATGCAAGGGCTCGATATCCACGAGCACGGCATGTACGCCTACCCAGCTCACCTGGTTACCGAAGGTACCAGCCAAGCTGGCCACGTCGCCTCCTAA
- a CDS encoding MBL fold metallo-hydrolase, which yields MLARKEIFPNVIELNYQAGELLGCNVYLVFEGNEWILIDIGFEETVEDYIDVIRNIDFPLANCKTLIATHADVDHIQGLAKAKQILGTTVTSHPLAVKALESGDKLQTFAEIALQDIHLDMPPVKIEHQIVDGDILTVGKLELEVWHTPGHTNSQLSFRMGDLLFSGDNIYRDGCVGAIDAHHGSDIPDFIKSLERIRQSDVKWLLPSHGPIFRKDNAMLDKTIARLNSYLHMADFGTCAVDWPLMDEWEDEIVKGVLPKE from the coding sequence ATGCTGGCTCGCAAAGAAATCTTCCCCAACGTTATCGAACTCAACTACCAGGCCGGCGAGCTGCTAGGCTGCAATGTTTACCTGGTTTTCGAGGGAAACGAATGGATTCTCATCGACATTGGCTTCGAAGAAACCGTCGAAGACTACATCGACGTGATCCGAAACATCGATTTTCCGCTGGCTAACTGTAAGACCTTGATCGCCACCCATGCAGATGTCGATCACATCCAGGGACTTGCCAAAGCCAAGCAGATTCTCGGTACGACCGTGACATCCCACCCGCTGGCTGTGAAGGCCTTGGAATCTGGGGATAAGCTGCAAACGTTCGCCGAAATCGCCCTGCAGGACATCCACCTGGACATGCCTCCGGTCAAGATCGAGCATCAGATTGTCGACGGCGATATCCTGACGGTCGGCAAGCTTGAACTCGAAGTTTGGCACACGCCTGGACACACCAACAGCCAACTGAGCTTCCGCATGGGGGACCTGTTATTCTCGGGCGATAACATCTATCGCGATGGCTGCGTCGGTGCGATCGACGCCCACCACGGCAGTGATATTCCCGACTTCATCAAGTCGCTTGAACGAATTCGTCAAAGTGACGTGAAGTGGCTTCTACCTAGCCATGGTCCCATCTTCCGAAAAGATAATGCCATGCTCGATAAGACCATTGCCCGTTTAAATAGCTACCTCCACATGGCCGATTTCGGGACATGTGCGGTCGACTGGCCCCTAATGGACGAGTGGGAAGACGAAATCGTCAAAGGCGTTCTCCCTAAGGAATAA
- a CDS encoding NAD(P)H-hydrate dehydratase, translating to MPIQPLPSGLPIIAPRAKDSHKGTYGRALLVGGSVGMPGSISLSGQACLKGGAGLVTLAVPDAIINTVANFEPSYMTWALPTDRSGHLPFHAKTRLNEKLQSADCLAVGPGLGQSRGLFHLVGYLYETFANPMVIDADGLNLLSQRDQPLAGRAGPRVVTPHLGEFRRLVGKPHLSMEDARTLAVEVAQQHQITVVLKGPHTLVTDGQQQWHNPTGNPGMATGGTGDVLTGLVTSLLAQSLDVYSAAVLAVFLHGLAADLAIRETTQPGLTASDLLSFVEEAWRDYESRRDHFSN from the coding sequence ATGCCTATCCAACCTTTGCCATCTGGTTTGCCAATCATCGCACCCCGTGCAAAAGATTCGCACAAAGGAACGTATGGGAGAGCACTGCTGGTTGGTGGTTCGGTAGGCATGCCTGGCTCGATCAGTCTATCAGGGCAGGCATGTCTCAAAGGAGGAGCAGGCCTAGTAACGTTGGCCGTGCCTGATGCAATTATCAACACGGTTGCCAACTTTGAACCGTCGTACATGACATGGGCATTGCCGACGGACCGAAGCGGCCACCTACCTTTTCATGCGAAAACCCGCCTCAACGAAAAGCTTCAATCGGCGGACTGCCTGGCAGTTGGACCAGGCCTTGGACAATCGCGAGGCTTGTTTCATCTGGTGGGTTACCTGTATGAGACGTTCGCGAATCCGATGGTTATTGATGCGGATGGCTTGAACCTATTATCGCAGCGTGACCAACCTTTAGCTGGCCGCGCAGGACCACGTGTCGTGACACCCCATCTCGGTGAATTCCGACGCCTTGTCGGCAAACCGCACCTCTCGATGGAAGACGCCCGAACGTTGGCTGTCGAGGTTGCCCAGCAACATCAAATCACTGTCGTTCTCAAGGGACCTCATACGCTGGTTACCGATGGCCAACAGCAATGGCACAATCCCACCGGCAATCCTGGCATGGCAACTGGTGGTACCGGCGACGTACTAACCGGTTTGGTCACCTCACTTCTTGCTCAATCTCTTGATGTTTATTCCGCTGCAGTTCTTGCGGTTTTTCTTCATGGATTGGCCGCTGATCTGGCCATTCGAGAGACAACGCAGCCGGGCCTAACGGCATCGGACTTGCTCTCTTTCGTGGAGGAAGCGTGGCGCGATTATGAGTCGCGACGCGATCACTTCTCGAACTAA